One genomic segment of Chitinophaga sancti includes these proteins:
- a CDS encoding AraC family transcriptional regulator — protein MKKPESIEDFYINRAINSQPLVFNLLRYDDCLRMDPQPYRRRDFYKVSFMRGRTLLHYGDQSLEVNGDALAIFSPDVPYTVDMPDGPAIGQYFIFKAAYLAEYFRRNIKELPLFAPGAHPVYELDAMQAAAIAQLFERMAQEFNSDYAYKDDLIRNCIIDILHYAMRMEPVAKRHLQTDASVRITGVFNELLDRQFPIEHLSQQFELKSPADFAAQLGVHVNSLNRALRTTTGKSTSSLIAERLVTEATILLKHSEWNVAEIGYSLGFEDPAHFSHFFKKHTGQAPSGFRSVGEHA, from the coding sequence ATGAAAAAGCCTGAATCGATAGAAGATTTCTATATAAACAGAGCTATCAATAGCCAGCCTTTAGTATTTAACCTGCTCCGGTATGACGATTGTCTCCGTATGGATCCTCAGCCATACCGGCGCAGGGACTTTTACAAAGTGAGTTTTATGCGGGGGCGTACCTTGTTGCACTATGGTGATCAATCGCTGGAAGTGAATGGGGATGCGCTGGCTATATTCAGTCCGGATGTACCTTACACCGTAGATATGCCCGATGGCCCGGCCATCGGGCAATATTTCATTTTTAAAGCAGCGTACCTGGCGGAATATTTCAGAAGGAATATCAAAGAGCTACCATTGTTTGCCCCGGGAGCGCATCCTGTATATGAGTTGGATGCTATGCAGGCAGCAGCGATAGCGCAGCTATTTGAAAGAATGGCGCAGGAGTTTAATTCAGATTATGCTTATAAGGATGACCTGATCCGGAATTGTATTATTGATATTCTTCATTATGCAATGCGGATGGAGCCAGTGGCAAAGCGTCATTTGCAAACGGATGCCAGCGTTCGCATTACGGGGGTATTTAATGAATTGCTGGACAGGCAGTTTCCGATCGAGCACCTGAGTCAGCAGTTTGAGTTGAAGTCTCCGGCGGACTTTGCGGCGCAGTTAGGGGTGCATGTGAATTCGTTGAATCGGGCGTTGAGAACGACTACAGGGAAGTCTACGTCCAGTTTAATTGCAGAAAGATTGGTGACAGAGGCGACTATTTTATTAAAGCATTCGGAGTGGAATGTGGCGGAAATTGGGTATAGCCTGGGTTTTGAAGACCCTGCCCACTTTAGTCATTTTTTTAAAAAACATACGGGGCAGGCGCCTTCGGGTTTTAGGTCGGTTGGGGAGCATGCTTAA
- a CDS encoding DUF6268 family outer membrane beta-barrel protein: MRYIIIAFVLLSGSTLYAQGISYTYDSGDYSAQTFSANARFPLYKSLFGNVMYRHLTLEDYTLQSIAAQLFYNIRFSEKKSLVLIGTGGLYYEGWRYGAGFRYLYKHSEKLKTGIGLMYNKQFFGNQVIPFWDVKYEPTAKWTISGLFPIKPKIMYHFNKTVSAGFEINGEASSYRMSTTYLRNNQWTGLCRFEWGFTKNLLLSAGLGRNFINRYQFYDNNTKNGWTIITIPLGEKAQPIYERTSKGLSATIGISLRVNRDIP, encoded by the coding sequence ATGAGGTATATCATAATTGCATTTGTATTACTGTCAGGTAGTACTTTGTACGCACAGGGTATTAGTTATACCTATGATAGTGGGGATTACAGCGCGCAAACATTTAGTGCCAATGCGCGTTTCCCATTGTATAAAAGCTTATTTGGGAATGTCATGTATCGCCACCTGACTTTGGAGGATTATACGTTACAGTCAATTGCTGCGCAGCTCTTTTACAACATCAGGTTCTCTGAGAAAAAATCGCTGGTACTGATTGGCACAGGAGGCTTATACTATGAGGGATGGCGATATGGTGCAGGGTTTCGTTACCTGTACAAGCATTCTGAAAAATTGAAGACAGGTATTGGGTTGATGTATAATAAGCAGTTCTTCGGCAATCAGGTCATTCCTTTTTGGGATGTAAAATATGAGCCAACGGCTAAATGGACTATATCAGGGTTATTCCCGATCAAACCGAAAATAATGTACCACTTTAATAAAACTGTCAGCGCTGGTTTTGAGATCAATGGCGAAGCCAGTAGCTACCGGATGTCTACAACCTATTTACGGAATAACCAGTGGACGGGGTTGTGCAGGTTTGAATGGGGCTTTACAAAAAACCTGTTGCTGAGTGCAGGTCTTGGCAGGAACTTCATCAACAGGTACCAGTTTTACGACAATAATACAAAGAATGGCTGGACGATTATCACTATTCCATTAGGTGAAAAAGCACAACCAATTTACGAGCGGACATCGAAAGGTCTTAGTGCGACTATTGGTATTTCTTTACGTGTGAACAGGGATATTCCTTAA
- a CDS encoding ABC transporter ATP-binding protein: protein MSIALKADKISKYFYTPEKFKVLSDVSFEVQKGEFVSVIGKSGSGKSTMLYILSTMDTDYTGNLVLNDQQITGSSVNMLAAFRNEHLGFVFQFHYLLPDFTCLQNVMIPALRLRKLSPAEIEHNAYEKLKTLGLADQALKTASRISGGQQQRVAIARALINEPAIIMGDEPTGNLDSRNTAVVFDIFKQLAAEHNKTIITVTHDNDFAAKSDRIIEMKDGVIISHDRKPEEL from the coding sequence ATGAGTATCGCATTGAAAGCTGACAAAATCAGCAAATACTTTTATACACCAGAAAAATTCAAAGTCTTGTCCGATGTAAGTTTTGAAGTACAAAAAGGCGAGTTTGTATCAGTGATCGGCAAGTCTGGTTCTGGCAAATCTACCATGCTCTACATCCTATCCACCATGGATACCGACTATACCGGCAACCTGGTGTTGAATGATCAACAGATCACAGGTAGTTCGGTCAACATGCTGGCGGCTTTCAGGAATGAGCACCTGGGCTTTGTATTCCAGTTCCACTACCTGTTACCAGATTTCACCTGTCTGCAAAATGTAATGATCCCTGCATTGCGGCTAAGGAAACTCTCCCCGGCAGAAATTGAACACAATGCATATGAAAAGCTGAAAACGCTTGGACTGGCAGATCAGGCACTGAAAACTGCTTCCCGCATATCAGGTGGTCAGCAGCAGCGTGTGGCAATCGCTCGTGCCCTGATCAATGAACCAGCTATCATTATGGGAGATGAGCCAACCGGTAACCTGGATAGCCGGAATACAGCGGTGGTGTTCGACATCTTCAAACAGTTGGCAGCAGAACATAATAAGACAATTATTACCGTAACGCACGATAATGACTTTGCTGCCAAAAGCGATCGGATTATCGAAATGAAAGACGGAGTTATCATTAGTCATGACCGTAAACCAGAAGAGCTATGA
- a CDS encoding ABC transporter permease, protein MNAGINTRIAYTYMVSKVKSTLVAALGVTFGIGMFIFMNSLITGTNEYSEKTMLSATPHIRLYNDNKISNTNMLNRYLGTNTINLISNPQLVPQDNRIMNPDVVATELNKRKEVIALSKQVTANIIYSKGNVQENGTIFGVNIAEQDKMFDITSNMIAGKTQSVADNPNNIIIGIGLSQKLNLKMGDYVRITTSTGLAKTLQVSGIFKTTIKNVDETKTYVSLPVVQQLLQKDRAYITDIYVNVKNYSKATETGNSMAQQTGYTSESWQQSNEQSLAGKKIRDIIANSVIFTILLVAGFGIYNILNMVIYEKIKEIAILKATGFQGRDVISIFIQQALLIGLVGSVMGLIVGWGISYLLSKFYLGLGNVTYLPMTFLPKHYIQGAIFGILTSFFAGYIPARKASKVDPVSIIRS, encoded by the coding sequence ATGAATGCAGGCATCAACACCAGGATTGCTTACACTTATATGGTAAGCAAAGTAAAATCAACGCTTGTCGCTGCTTTGGGAGTCACTTTCGGAATTGGTATGTTCATCTTTATGAACTCCCTGATCACAGGCACCAATGAATATTCAGAAAAAACAATGCTGAGTGCAACGCCACATATCAGGTTGTACAATGATAACAAAATCAGTAATACCAATATGCTCAACCGTTACCTTGGCACTAATACCATCAATCTGATTTCCAATCCTCAGCTGGTACCACAGGATAATAGGATCATGAATCCAGATGTTGTTGCGACCGAACTCAATAAGCGAAAAGAAGTCATTGCTCTTAGTAAACAGGTTACTGCCAATATCATCTATAGCAAAGGAAATGTACAGGAAAACGGGACCATCTTTGGCGTCAACATCGCAGAACAGGATAAAATGTTCGACATCACGTCCAATATGATCGCGGGTAAAACACAATCTGTTGCTGATAATCCCAACAATATCATCATCGGGATAGGTCTGTCTCAAAAGCTTAACCTGAAAATGGGAGACTATGTCAGGATCACAACCAGTACGGGGCTGGCGAAAACACTACAGGTTTCCGGCATTTTCAAAACCACTATCAAAAACGTGGATGAAACAAAAACGTATGTGAGTCTGCCGGTAGTACAGCAACTACTGCAAAAAGACAGAGCTTATATTACTGATATTTATGTGAATGTTAAAAACTATTCAAAGGCTACTGAAACAGGCAACAGTATGGCACAACAAACCGGGTACACGTCCGAATCCTGGCAGCAGAGTAACGAGCAATCATTAGCAGGTAAGAAGATCAGGGATATCATTGCCAACTCTGTCATCTTTACTATTCTACTGGTGGCGGGCTTTGGGATTTACAATATTCTGAACATGGTGATCTATGAAAAAATCAAGGAGATTGCGATACTCAAAGCCACCGGGTTTCAGGGGAGGGATGTGATTAGCATCTTTATACAACAGGCATTGTTGATTGGATTGGTAGGTTCTGTGATGGGATTGATCGTAGGGTGGGGTATATCATACCTGTTATCCAAATTCTACTTAGGGTTGGGGAATGTGACATATCTGCCTATGACCTTCCTGCCTAAACATTATATACAGGGAGCGATTTTCGGGATACTGACTTCCTTCTTTGCTGGTTACATCCCAGCACGCAAGGCATCAAAAGTTGATCCTGTTTCCATTATCAGAAGTTAA
- a CDS encoding efflux RND transporter periplasmic adaptor subunit, with protein sequence MKHIFIISFAGITLLSSCKSKNSGTAAPIYAPITEAVFAPGHIEAGGQFTLTALNDGYITDVPVTEGDTVTIGQIIFKQDNTTAAIAQRSATENLNIARQNASDNSAVLAQLQQQLNTATEKLANDLTQRDRNARLFATRSVSKVDYDNAELAYQSSLHSVEQLKQNIAATKLSLQQTLINSRKDQETAIANTSYYNIKSPGNYTVYTLLKRKGDMVRKGDALAILGNAGGMLISLSIDEGSIAKIKPGQTVLTELNTEKGKTYTGHVSKIYPSFDDQSQAYTIEATFDTLPAGLMNGTLLQSNIIVAHKDKALLVPATCVSPDGRALIKHGKKTDTIQLKTGILSTDYVEVLGGINADDQLIKAY encoded by the coding sequence ATGAAACACATATTCATCATATCATTCGCAGGCATCACACTACTTTCTTCCTGCAAATCAAAAAACAGCGGCACCGCCGCCCCTATATACGCTCCTATTACCGAAGCTGTATTTGCACCAGGTCACATTGAAGCCGGTGGACAATTTACCCTCACTGCACTCAATGATGGGTATATCACAGATGTACCCGTAACTGAAGGTGACACCGTCACCATTGGACAAATCATTTTCAAACAGGATAATACAACTGCTGCCATCGCTCAAAGATCCGCCACAGAGAACCTCAATATTGCCCGCCAGAACGCCTCCGACAACTCTGCCGTATTAGCACAACTGCAACAACAACTAAACACCGCCACTGAAAAACTGGCAAATGACCTCACACAAAGAGACCGTAATGCCAGGTTATTCGCTACCCGCAGCGTATCCAAAGTAGACTATGACAATGCAGAACTGGCTTACCAATCCTCTCTGCATAGCGTAGAACAGCTCAAACAAAACATCGCTGCAACTAAACTCTCTTTGCAACAAACCCTCATCAATTCCCGCAAAGACCAGGAAACTGCAATAGCAAACACCTCCTATTACAACATCAAATCTCCCGGCAACTATACAGTATATACCCTCCTCAAAAGAAAAGGCGACATGGTACGTAAAGGTGACGCACTGGCTATTTTAGGCAATGCAGGTGGCATGCTCATCTCTCTATCTATTGATGAAGGCAGCATTGCCAAAATCAAACCGGGCCAAACGGTACTGACCGAACTCAATACTGAAAAAGGCAAAACCTATACCGGTCATGTAAGTAAGATCTATCCCAGCTTTGACGACCAGTCACAAGCCTATACCATAGAAGCAACTTTTGACACCTTACCAGCTGGTTTGATGAATGGTACCTTATTGCAGTCAAATATCATTGTCGCTCACAAAGACAAAGCACTGCTGGTACCTGCTACCTGCGTAAGCCCGGATGGCAGGGCGCTTATCAAACATGGTAAGAAAACAGATACTATCCAGCTAAAAACAGGCATCTTGTCTACCGATTATGTAGAAGTTCTAGGTGGTATCAATGCAGACGATCAACTCATTAAAGCATATTAA